From the Thermococcus sp. M39 genome, one window contains:
- a CDS encoding 30S ribosomal protein S8e yields the protein MAIWQGRSLKKPSGGRIVLARKKRKRELGREPAFTRVGEYKEERKIIRTFGGNRKVRLVQALYANVFDGGKGKKVKILSVVENPANRQYVRRNIITKGAIIQTEIGKAIVTSRPGQDGVVNAVLIKEEKSA from the coding sequence ATGGCAATTTGGCAAGGAAGATCACTCAAAAAGCCTTCAGGTGGAAGAATTGTCCTCGCAAGAAAGAAGAGAAAGAGGGAGCTTGGAAGAGAGCCAGCCTTCACTAGGGTTGGCGAATACAAAGAAGAGAGAAAGATCATCAGAACATTTGGTGGAAACAGAAAGGTAAGACTTGTTCAGGCACTCTATGCAAACGTATTCGACGGAGGAAAGGGCAAAAAGGTAAAGATACTTAGTGTCGTCGAGAACCCAGCAAACAGGCAGTACGTTAGAAGAAACATCATCACAAAGGGCGCAATCATTCAGACTGAGATTGGGAAGGCAATTGTAACCTCAAGACCAGGGCAAGATGGTGTTGTTAACGCTGTTTTGATAAAAGAGGAGAAGAGCGCCTGA